A genomic segment from Paraburkholderia hayleyella encodes:
- a CDS encoding FAD-dependent monooxygenase, with the protein MTSALPTVLVVGAGPVGLAAAMSLARARIPVRLIDKLREPATHSRAIGIQARTLELLEQHRAVEPFLELGHRVYAANLYSQGQRLARFDFESLATRYPYLLFLDQTLTEHILTAHLATLGVEVERGVELIEFTQGAAGLSATLQCAGRHDETLHPACLVAADGAHSAIRHRLGMGFEGKTFEQRFLLADVQGHTEWPDNELHLFAVAGLAGLFPLGAGQYRLIADLPHASSADAPEAVSAAEAANATGGPSFDACRTLVAERMGAQVHLTAMTWSSYFRVNSRMVTQMRAGRVFLVGDAAHVHSPAGAQGMNTGIQEAFNLGWKLARVLAGGAPDALLDTFHAERHPVARDVLRQSSFVTQMAQADHGLLKLLREYVMPVLAGIGPLRDAACEEVSELSVQYRRSPLTLERALDGGPRAGERAPDAMVHVLDGPLGTAPGHGRLYELHDPAFFSLWLLLAPTPEEVSEGAFTTSAGAAMEATWQRQSGELSQRLSGALRVWCVTDGLEEGVPSLTQAYGQTRPAFYLLRPDGYVCARGHLGDDLEALLRHSEAWFAAPLPAAG; encoded by the coding sequence ATGACTTCCGCTCTTCCGACTGTGCTGGTGGTGGGCGCCGGCCCTGTTGGGCTGGCTGCCGCGATGAGTCTGGCCCGCGCGCGCATTCCTGTGCGCCTGATCGACAAGCTCCGCGAGCCCGCGACGCATTCGCGTGCCATCGGCATCCAGGCGCGCACGCTGGAGCTGCTCGAACAGCATCGCGCTGTCGAACCCTTTCTCGAACTCGGCCACCGGGTGTATGCCGCCAATCTGTATTCGCAGGGACAGCGCCTCGCGCGGTTCGATTTCGAATCGTTAGCCACTCGCTATCCCTATCTGCTGTTCCTCGATCAAACCCTCACCGAGCATATCTTGACGGCGCATCTGGCCACGCTCGGAGTCGAGGTCGAGCGCGGTGTGGAGCTGATTGAGTTCACCCAGGGTGCGGCGGGCCTGAGTGCCACGCTGCAATGCGCGGGGCGGCATGATGAGACGTTGCACCCGGCTTGTCTGGTCGCGGCGGACGGCGCGCATAGCGCAATCCGGCATCGGCTGGGGATGGGTTTTGAGGGCAAGACCTTCGAGCAGAGGTTTTTGCTCGCGGATGTGCAAGGCCATACCGAATGGCCAGATAACGAGTTGCATCTGTTTGCGGTGGCGGGGCTGGCGGGGTTGTTTCCGCTGGGCGCGGGGCAGTACCGATTGATTGCCGATTTGCCTCATGCCTCGAGCGCGGATGCCCCCGAGGCCGTGAGCGCGGCCGAGGCGGCTAACGCCACGGGCGGGCCCTCGTTCGATGCATGCCGTACGCTGGTTGCCGAGCGCATGGGCGCCCAGGTGCATCTGACGGCGATGACGTGGTCGTCGTATTTCCGCGTGAATAGCCGCATGGTCACGCAGATGCGTGCTGGACGGGTGTTTCTGGTGGGCGATGCCGCGCACGTGCATAGCCCTGCGGGCGCGCAAGGCATGAACACCGGGATCCAGGAAGCATTCAACCTGGGCTGGAAACTCGCGCGTGTGCTGGCGGGTGGTGCGCCCGATGCCTTGCTCGATACATTCCATGCCGAGCGCCATCCGGTCGCGCGCGATGTGCTGCGCCAGAGCAGTTTTGTCACGCAGATGGCGCAGGCTGACCATGGCCTGCTCAAGCTGCTGCGCGAATACGTGATGCCGGTGCTGGCGGGCATTGGGCCTTTGCGCGATGCCGCATGCGAGGAGGTGAGCGAGCTCTCGGTGCAGTATCGGCGCAGTCCGTTGACGCTGGAGCGAGCGCTCGATGGCGGCCCACGCGCTGGCGAACGCGCACCCGATGCCATGGTGCATGTCCTTGATGGGCCGCTCGGCACCGCGCCGGGACATGGCCGCCTGTATGAGCTGCACGATCCGGCGTTCTTCTCGCTCTGGCTGCTGCTGGCGCCAACGCCGGAGGAGGTGTCCGAGGGGGCCTTTACCACATCCGCTGGCGCTGCCATGGAGGCTACATGGCAGCGCCAGAGCGGCGAACTCTCGCAGCGGTTGTCCGGAGCGTTGCGAGTCTGGTGCGTGACGGATGGGCTG